A window from Enterocloster bolteae encodes these proteins:
- a CDS encoding metallophosphoesterase family protein codes for MKFIHTGDIHWGMCPDANKPWGKERAQAIKDTFRIIIEKTKEMDVDCLFISGDLFHRQPLMKDLKEVNYLFSTIPSVKIILIAGNHDRIRENSALLSFIWSPNVTFIMDEDLTSVYFEDINTEVHGFSYHTAEIKAPLLEDIQVPLNSRIQILMAHGGDAAHLPINFNSLELSPFSYIALGHIHKHHVLADGKIAYCGSPEPLDLTETGSHGFYAGEIHPVTRKLINLQFIPAASLQYIPLAVNVSKDTTNGELCDRISNEIENRGSQHIYRFRIRGMRDPDIEFDLEQLSARYRIAEIIDDSEPQYDFSALFAEHSSDMIGFYIQALQKEDMSPVEKKALYYGVNALLHTTDERS; via the coding sequence ATGAAATTCATCCACACCGGGGATATCCACTGGGGTATGTGTCCCGATGCAAACAAGCCCTGGGGCAAGGAACGCGCCCAGGCCATCAAAGATACCTTCCGGATAATCATAGAAAAGACAAAAGAGATGGATGTGGACTGCTTATTCATCAGCGGAGACCTGTTTCACAGGCAGCCGCTGATGAAAGACCTTAAGGAGGTCAATTATCTCTTCTCCACCATTCCGTCTGTAAAGATCATCCTGATAGCAGGCAACCATGACCGCATCAGGGAGAACTCTGCCCTGTTAAGCTTTATCTGGAGTCCCAACGTGACCTTCATAATGGATGAAGACCTGACCTCTGTCTATTTTGAGGATATTAACACGGAGGTCCATGGATTCAGCTATCATACGGCTGAAATCAAGGCGCCCCTGCTGGAGGATATACAGGTTCCCCTGAACAGCCGTATCCAAATCCTCATGGCCCATGGCGGCGACGCCGCCCACCTGCCAATCAATTTCAACAGCCTGGAGCTGTCCCCATTTTCCTACATTGCCCTGGGACATATCCACAAACATCATGTCCTGGCAGACGGAAAGATTGCTTACTGCGGCTCACCTGAACCCCTGGATCTGACCGAGACCGGTTCTCATGGCTTCTATGCAGGAGAGATTCATCCTGTCACCAGAAAACTGATAAACCTTCAGTTCATTCCCGCCGCCAGCCTCCAGTACATACCGCTTGCCGTGAATGTGTCCAAGGACACCACTAACGGAGAACTGTGCGACCGGATATCAAATGAAATTGAAAACCGGGGTTCTCAGCATATTTACCGGTTCCGAATCAGGGGCATGAGGGATCCTGACATTGAATTTGACCTGGAACAGCTCTCAGCCAGATACAGAATTGCGGAAATCATTGATGATTCCGAACCTCAGTATGATTTTTCAGCACTGTTTGCCGAGCACTCCAGCGATATGATTGGATTCTATATCCAGGCCCTTCAAAAAGAAGATATGAGTCCGGTGGAGAAGAAGGCCCTGTATTACGGGGTAAATGCTCTTCTGCATACCACCGATGAAAGGAGCTGA
- the asnS gene encoding asparagine--tRNA ligase, with the protein MDLITVRELYKHPEEYLDKEINVGGWVRSLRDSKAFGFIVVSDGSFFETLQIVYHDTLPNFAEVSKLSVGTAILVKGTLVSTPQAKQPFEIQAAEVTVEGTSSPDYPLQKKRHSLEYLRTISHLRARTNTFQAVFRVRSLVAYAIHQYFQERDFVYVHTPLITGSDCEGAGEMFQVTTMDLNNIPKTEEGKVDFSQDFFGKATNLTVSGQLNAETYAMAFRNVYTFGPTFRAENSNTTRHAAEFWMIEPEMAFADLDDDMCLAEGMLKYIIRFVLEHAPEEMNFFNQFVDKGLLDRLHNVLNSEFGRVTYTEAVKILEEHNDEFDYKVSWGCDLQTEHERYLTEQVFKKPVFVTDYPKEIKAFYMKMNPDNKTVAAVDCLVPGIGEIIGGSQREDDYGRLVARMDELGLKKEDYDFYLDLRKYGSTRHAGFGLGFERCVMYLTGMSNIRDVIPFPRTVNNCEL; encoded by the coding sequence ATGGATCTGATTACCGTAAGAGAACTTTACAAACATCCGGAGGAATATCTGGACAAGGAGATAAATGTGGGGGGCTGGGTCCGCAGTCTCCGTGATTCCAAAGCATTCGGCTTCATCGTTGTCAGTGATGGAAGCTTTTTCGAAACATTGCAGATTGTATATCACGACACCCTTCCCAACTTTGCAGAAGTTTCTAAATTAAGCGTAGGCACAGCCATCCTTGTAAAGGGAACCCTGGTAAGTACGCCCCAGGCCAAGCAGCCCTTTGAAATTCAGGCCGCAGAGGTAACTGTGGAGGGCACCTCCTCACCGGATTATCCACTTCAGAAAAAGCGCCACTCTCTTGAATACCTGCGCACCATCTCCCATCTGCGTGCCAGAACCAATACCTTCCAGGCTGTATTCCGTGTGCGCTCCCTGGTTGCATACGCTATTCACCAGTATTTCCAGGAGAGGGATTTTGTGTATGTTCACACGCCTCTGATTACAGGCAGCGACTGTGAGGGAGCCGGAGAAATGTTCCAGGTAACCACCATGGACTTAAACAATATCCCAAAGACGGAGGAGGGAAAGGTGGATTTCAGCCAGGACTTTTTCGGCAAGGCCACCAACCTGACCGTTAGCGGACAGCTGAATGCCGAGACCTATGCCATGGCTTTCCGCAACGTATATACCTTCGGCCCCACCTTCCGCGCCGAGAATTCCAATACCACCCGCCATGCTGCGGAGTTCTGGATGATTGAACCAGAGATGGCCTTTGCTGACCTGGATGACGATATGTGTCTGGCAGAAGGCATGCTTAAATATATCATCCGTTTTGTCCTGGAGCATGCGCCTGAGGAGATGAACTTCTTCAACCAGTTTGTGGACAAAGGCCTTCTGGACCGCCTTCACAATGTGTTAAATTCCGAGTTTGGCCGCGTTACCTACACCGAGGCCGTAAAGATACTGGAAGAACACAACGATGAATTTGACTACAAGGTCTCCTGGGGATGCGACCTGCAGACAGAGCATGAACGCTATCTGACAGAGCAGGTATTTAAGAAGCCCGTATTCGTAACCGATTATCCGAAGGAGATCAAAGCCTTCTATATGAAGATGAATCCTGACAATAAAACCGTTGCAGCCGTGGACTGCCTGGTTCCCGGTATCGGTGAAATCATCGGCGGCAGCCAGAGGGAGGACGACTACGGCAGGCTGGTAGCCAGAATGGATGAACTAGGCCTTAAGAAGGAGGACTATGACTTCTATCTGGACTTGAGGAAGTACGGATCCACGCGTCACGCAGGCTTTGGCCTTGGTTTCGAGCGCTGCGTCATGTATCTGACCGGAATGTCCAACATCCGCGACGTAATCCCCTTCCCAAGAACAGTAAACAACTGCGAATTATAA
- a CDS encoding glucose-1-phosphate adenylyltransferase — MIKKEMIAMLLAGGQGSRLGVLTQKVAKPAVSFGGKYRIIDFPLSNCINSGVDTVGVLTQYQPLRLNSHIGIGVPWDLDRNVGGVTILPPYERSKGSDWYTGTANAIYQNLEYMESYNPEYVLILSGDHIYKMDYEVMLDYHKANNADITIAAMPVPIEEASRFGILITDESNRITEFEEKPPVPRSNLASMGIYIFSWPVLKEALIKMKEEPGCDFGKHIIPYCHARGDRIFAYEYNGYWKDVGTLGSYWEANMELIDIIPEFNLYEEYWKIYTKNDVIPPQFISNEANIERSIIGEGTEIYGEVMNSVIGAGVTVAKGAVVKDSIIMQGTVIGAGTVVNKAIIAENVRIGSGVELGTGEYAPSTYDPKVYQFDLVTIGENSVIPDGVKVGKNTAIAGETTVGDYPDGLLAGGNYIIKAGGVK; from the coding sequence GTGATTAAAAAAGAAATGATAGCTATGCTATTAGCAGGCGGACAGGGAAGCCGCCTTGGCGTGCTAACACAAAAAGTAGCCAAGCCGGCCGTATCTTTTGGGGGGAAGTACCGAATCATTGATTTTCCGCTGAGCAACTGTATCAATTCCGGAGTTGACACAGTCGGAGTATTGACACAGTATCAGCCATTACGTTTAAATTCTCATATTGGAATTGGAGTACCATGGGATTTAGACCGGAACGTTGGTGGTGTAACCATTTTGCCTCCATATGAGCGCAGTAAAGGCAGTGATTGGTACACAGGAACTGCCAATGCCATTTATCAGAATCTGGAGTATATGGAATCATATAACCCGGAATATGTTCTGATTTTATCCGGCGACCATATTTATAAGATGGATTATGAGGTAATGTTGGATTATCACAAAGCCAATAATGCAGATATCACCATTGCTGCCATGCCAGTACCCATTGAGGAGGCCAGCCGTTTTGGCATCCTGATTACGGACGAGTCTAACCGTATCACGGAATTCGAGGAGAAGCCTCCTGTTCCCAGAAGCAATTTGGCTTCTATGGGTATCTACATATTCAGCTGGCCTGTATTAAAGGAAGCACTGATCAAGATGAAGGAAGAGCCGGGGTGTGATTTCGGCAAACATATCATTCCATACTGCCATGCGAGAGGCGACAGGATTTTCGCATATGAATATAATGGCTACTGGAAGGATGTAGGTACGCTGGGTTCCTACTGGGAGGCCAACATGGAGCTCATTGATATCATTCCTGAGTTTAACCTGTATGAGGAATATTGGAAGATTTACACCAAGAATGATGTGATTCCGCCCCAGTTTATTTCCAATGAGGCAAATATCGAGAGAAGCATTATCGGTGAAGGAACTGAGATTTACGGCGAGGTAATGAACTCCGTTATTGGAGCAGGCGTTACTGTTGCCAAGGGAGCCGTGGTGAAGGATTCCATTATAATGCAGGGAACCGTCATCGGAGCGGGAACCGTTGTGAACAAGGCCATCATTGCTGAGAATGTAAGGATTGGCTCTGGCGTGGAACTGGGAACAGGAGAGTATGCGCCCAGTACATATGACCCCAAGGTATATCAGTTCGATCTGGTGACCATTGGTGAGAATTCTGTGATTCCTGACGGGGTTAAGGTAGGCAAGAACACTGCCATAGCAGGCGAGACAACCGTAGGCGATTATCCTGACGGATTACTGGCTGGCGGAAATTACATTATAAAGGCAGGTGGCGTAAAATGA
- the glgD gene encoding glucose-1-phosphate adenylyltransferase subunit GlgD, whose product MRAIGIVLAGGNSKRMRELSNKRAVAAMPVAGSYRSIDFALSNMTNSHIQNVAVFTQYNSRSLNLHLSSSKWWDFGRKQGGLFVFTPSITPENGDWYRGTADALYQNLTFLKNSHEPYVVIAAGDGVYKLDYNKVLEYHIEKKADITVVCKDMEDGTDVTRFGCVKLNDDGRITDFEEKPMASDATTISCGIYVIRRRQLIELLERCAAEDRYDLVNDILVRYKNLKRIYAYKLDGYWSNIASVDSYYKTNMDFLKPEVRDYFFKQYPDVYTKIDDLPPAKYNPGALVRNSLISSGCILNGTVENSILFKKAYVGNNCVIKNSIILNDVYIGDNTVIENCIVESRDTIRANTTHIGTPENIKIVVEKNERYTL is encoded by the coding sequence ATGAGAGCAATCGGTATCGTATTAGCAGGTGGTAACAGCAAGAGGATGCGGGAACTTTCTAATAAGAGGGCAGTGGCTGCCATGCCGGTTGCAGGAAGCTACCGCAGCATTGACTTTGCACTCAGCAATATGACAAACTCCCACATCCAGAACGTGGCAGTTTTTACACAGTATAATTCCAGGTCATTAAACCTGCACCTAAGTTCCTCTAAGTGGTGGGATTTCGGACGTAAACAGGGCGGACTCTTTGTATTCACCCCATCCATCACACCGGAGAACGGCGACTGGTACAGGGGAACAGCAGATGCATTATACCAGAACCTTACATTCTTAAAGAACAGCCATGAGCCATATGTGGTCATAGCGGCAGGCGATGGTGTATATAAGCTGGATTATAATAAGGTCCTGGAGTATCACATTGAGAAAAAGGCAGACATTACCGTTGTCTGCAAGGACATGGAAGATGGCACGGATGTGACCCGGTTCGGCTGTGTGAAGCTGAATGATGACGGCCGTATCACGGACTTCGAGGAGAAGCCCATGGCATCTGACGCCACCACCATTTCCTGCGGAATCTATGTCATCCGCAGAAGGCAGCTCATAGAACTGCTGGAGCGCTGCGCGGCAGAAGACAGATATGACCTGGTCAATGATATTCTGGTGCGCTATAAGAATCTTAAAAGAATTTATGCTTATAAGCTGGACGGCTACTGGAGCAATATCGCTTCTGTGGACTCCTATTATAAGACAAATATGGATTTCCTCAAACCTGAGGTGAGGGATTACTTCTTCAAACAGTATCCTGATGTATACACGAAGATTGATGATCTTCCTCCTGCCAAATATAACCCTGGCGCGCTGGTCAGAAACAGCCTGATATCCAGCGGATGTATCCTGAATGGCACAGTTGAAAACTCCATTCTTTTTAAAAAGGCATACGTGGGCAACAATTGTGTAATCAAGAATTCCATTATTTTAAATGACGTCTATATAGGCGACAACACAGTAATTGAGAACTGTATCGTAGAGAGCAGGGATACCATCCGTGCCAACACCACACACATCGGCACACCGGAGAACATCAAAATCGTTGTGGAGAAAAACGAAAGGTATACATTATAA
- the spoVG gene encoding septation regulator SpoVG, translating to MQVTDVRVRRVEKEGKMKAIVSITLDNEFVIHDIKVIEGEKGLFIAMPSRKAADGEYRDIAHPINSNTRDMIQTIILNKYETTLLENEAAEEGMA from the coding sequence ATGCAGGTTACAGACGTGAGAGTGAGACGGGTTGAAAAGGAAGGCAAGATGAAAGCAATTGTTTCCATCACACTGGACAATGAATTCGTCATTCATGACATCAAGGTAATTGAGGGGGAGAAGGGTTTATTCATAGCCATGCCAAGCCGCAAGGCAGCGGACGGAGAGTACCGCGATATTGCCCATCCTATAAACTCCAACACAAGGGATATGATTCAGACCATCATTTTGAATAAGTATGAGACAACCTTGCTGGAGAATGAGGCGGCAGAGGAAGGAATGGCATAA
- a CDS encoding ISL3 family transposase, whose translation MYPNYTKAFLNLEGVFIKKVVQADSFIKIFIQSQPVEQTCPCCGAKTKRIHDYRLQEVQDIPLLGKQVILLLRKRRYLCPYCRKRFTEPYSFLPSYHRRTRRLAFYIVSLLRQTFSLKQIAELTGVSVQTVCRLLDTICYPPPDQLPQALSIDEFKGNASTGKYQCILVDPKKRRILDILPDRTQSHLADYWRNIPRKERLKVKFFVCDMWRPYTELAQTFFPNATIIVDKYHFIRQVTWAIENVRKRLQRSMPVSLRKYYKRSRKLILTRYKKLKDENKQACDLMLHYSEDLRLAHRMKEWFYDICQMEAYRQQQREFDDWIANAQSCGIKEFEACAKTYRAWRKEILNAFKYGLTNGPTEGFNNKIKVLKRSSYGIRNFKRFRTRILHCTS comes from the coding sequence ATGTACCCTAATTATACCAAGGCTTTCCTTAACTTGGAAGGTGTTTTTATTAAAAAAGTGGTTCAGGCAGACTCTTTCATTAAAATTTTCATCCAGTCCCAACCGGTAGAACAGACTTGTCCCTGCTGTGGGGCTAAAACTAAACGGATTCATGATTACCGTTTACAAGAAGTCCAGGACATTCCCTTACTGGGAAAACAAGTAATCCTGCTCCTTCGCAAACGCCGCTACCTCTGCCCATACTGCCGCAAACGGTTCACGGAACCCTATTCGTTCCTCCCCAGCTACCACCGCAGGACCCGCAGACTGGCATTTTACATTGTCTCCCTGCTCCGGCAGACCTTTTCCTTAAAACAGATCGCAGAGCTTACCGGTGTTTCCGTCCAGACGGTCTGCCGCCTTCTGGACACGATTTGCTATCCTCCGCCTGACCAGCTTCCACAAGCGCTTTCCATTGACGAATTCAAAGGCAATGCTTCTACCGGTAAATATCAGTGCATTCTGGTTGATCCGAAAAAGCGCCGGATCCTCGACATTCTCCCGGATCGGACACAGAGCCATCTGGCTGATTATTGGCGGAACATTCCCAGGAAAGAACGCCTGAAGGTAAAGTTCTTCGTCTGCGATATGTGGCGCCCCTACACCGAACTTGCACAGACCTTCTTTCCAAACGCTACAATCATCGTGGATAAATATCATTTCATCCGGCAGGTGACATGGGCGATTGAAAATGTACGCAAACGGCTGCAGCGCTCCATGCCGGTTTCTCTGCGTAAGTATTATAAACGCAGCCGGAAACTCATTCTGACCCGCTATAAAAAGCTGAAGGATGAGAACAAACAGGCCTGTGATTTAATGCTTCACTATAGCGAGGATCTGCGTCTGGCACACCGCATGAAAGAGTGGTTTTATGATATCTGCCAGATGGAAGCGTATCGTCAGCAGCAGAGGGAATTTGATGACTGGATTGCGAATGCACAGAGCTGTGGGATTAAGGAATTTGAGGCCTGTGCTAAGACCTACAGGGCCTGGCGAAAAGAAATCCTGAATGCCTTTAAATACGGATTGACAAATGGTCCCACAGAAGGATTTAACAACAAGATAAAGGTGTTAAAACGGAGCAGCTACGGAATCCGGAATTTCAAACGGTTCCGAACCCGGATACTTCACTGTACATCATAG
- a CDS encoding NAD(P)/FAD-dependent oxidoreductase — MNPTTNYDVIIIGAGPSGIFCAYELIQKKPGMKILMVEKGRPIEKRVCPKRTTKACVGCKPCSITTGFAGAGAFSDGKLSLSPDVGGNLPEILGYDKTVELLKESDNIYLKFGADTNVYGMDKQKEIEEIRRKAIGANLKLIECPIRHLGTEEGYKIYTRLQEHLLAQGITMEFNTMVRDIIIEGDTVKGIITDKDETYYAPEVVSAIGREGSDWFSHICGNHGIQTQVGTVDIGVRVEVRDEVMKFLNENLYEAKLVYYTPTFDDKVRTFCTNPSGEVATEYYENGLAVVNGHAYKSQEYKTNNTNFALLVSKNFTKPFNEPIEYGKHIAQLSNMLCGGRIMVQTFGDFQRGRRTTEERLCRNNLIPTLKDAVPGDLSLVFPHRIMTDIKEMLLALDKVTPGIASDETLLYGVEVKFYSNKVVVNADFETSIRGLRAIGDGASVTRGLQQASANGISVARSILKQMETL; from the coding sequence ATGAATCCAACCACAAATTACGACGTAATCATTATTGGCGCAGGTCCCTCCGGCATCTTCTGCGCGTATGAATTAATCCAGAAGAAACCCGGCATGAAAATCCTCATGGTGGAAAAAGGGCGCCCCATCGAAAAGAGAGTCTGCCCAAAACGCACCACCAAGGCATGTGTGGGCTGCAAACCCTGTTCCATCACCACGGGCTTCGCAGGCGCAGGCGCATTTTCTGACGGCAAGCTGTCCCTGTCCCCTGATGTGGGAGGCAATCTTCCGGAAATCCTGGGGTATGATAAAACAGTTGAACTCTTAAAGGAATCTGATAATATTTACTTAAAATTCGGCGCTGATACCAATGTATACGGCATGGACAAACAGAAGGAAATAGAGGAAATCCGCCGCAAGGCCATTGGCGCTAACTTAAAGCTGATTGAATGTCCCATCCGACATCTGGGAACCGAGGAGGGATATAAGATTTATACCCGGCTTCAGGAGCACCTTCTGGCCCAGGGCATTACCATGGAATTCAACACCATGGTCAGAGACATTATCATTGAAGGCGATACCGTAAAGGGCATCATCACAGACAAGGACGAAACCTACTACGCGCCTGAGGTGGTTTCCGCCATCGGACGGGAGGGTTCTGACTGGTTTTCACACATCTGCGGAAACCACGGAATCCAGACCCAGGTAGGCACTGTGGACATAGGCGTACGTGTGGAAGTCCGGGATGAGGTTATGAAGTTCTTAAACGAAAACCTGTATGAAGCCAAGCTGGTATACTATACCCCCACCTTCGACGACAAGGTCCGCACCTTCTGTACCAATCCTTCCGGGGAGGTGGCCACAGAATATTACGAAAACGGCCTTGCAGTGGTAAACGGCCATGCGTACAAATCCCAGGAGTATAAGACAAACAACACCAACTTTGCCCTTCTGGTAAGCAAGAACTTTACCAAACCCTTCAACGAACCCATTGAATACGGCAAGCACATTGCCCAGCTGTCCAACATGCTCTGCGGAGGAAGAATCATGGTTCAGACCTTCGGTGACTTCCAGAGAGGACGCCGGACCACGGAGGAGCGCCTCTGCCGCAACAACCTGATTCCCACCCTGAAGGATGCCGTGCCGGGTGACCTGTCCCTGGTATTCCCCCACCGCATCATGACGGATATCAAGGAAATGCTTCTGGCCCTGGACAAGGTGACTCCCGGCATTGCCAGCGACGAAACTCTGCTCTACGGTGTTGAGGTCAAGTTCTATTCCAATAAGGTGGTGGTCAACGCTGACTTTGAAACCAGCATCAGGGGACTGCGGGCAATCGGAGACGGTGCCTCCGTCACCAGAGGGCTGCAGCAGGCCTCTGCAAATGGCATAAGCGTGGCAAGAAGTATTCTGAAACAGATGGAAACCCTGTAA
- a CDS encoding biosynthetic peptidoglycan transglycosylase, whose product MKVRTGIKWVAAIMLMVVLCFSVTVAVKGYGMYREAVDSMSLEDKVASIRAKENYTTFDQLPEIYVDAVLSVEDHRFYNHPGIDVIAIGRAVFNDIKAGAFVEGGSTVTQQLAKNMYFSQEKELVRKVAEVLVAFDLERNYSKNEILELYVNTIYYGNGYYCVRDASNGYFGKEPEDMTDYESTLLAGIPNAPSCYAPTVSQELAARRQQQVLDRLVKCGYFTEERALETMAVGSSR is encoded by the coding sequence ATGAAGGTGCGTACAGGTATCAAGTGGGTGGCAGCTATAATGCTTATGGTGGTGCTGTGCTTCAGCGTGACAGTGGCTGTGAAGGGATACGGAATGTACCGGGAGGCCGTGGACAGTATGAGCCTTGAAGATAAAGTGGCGTCCATACGTGCCAAGGAAAACTATACCACCTTTGACCAGCTTCCTGAGATTTATGTGGATGCGGTGCTGTCCGTGGAGGACCACAGGTTCTATAACCATCCGGGAATCGACGTGATAGCCATTGGAAGGGCTGTATTCAATGATATAAAGGCAGGGGCCTTTGTGGAAGGCGGAAGCACGGTGACACAGCAGCTGGCCAAGAATATGTATTTCAGCCAGGAAAAGGAGCTGGTCCGCAAGGTGGCTGAGGTCCTGGTGGCATTTGATTTAGAGAGGAACTACAGCAAGAATGAGATTCTGGAGCTGTATGTGAATACCATTTATTATGGAAACGGATATTACTGCGTGAGGGATGCAAGCAATGGCTACTTCGGCAAGGAGCCTGAGGACATGACGGATTATGAGAGCACATTGCTGGCCGGGATTCCCAACGCCCCATCCTGCTATGCACCCACTGTGAGCCAGGAACTGGCAGCCAGACGCCAGCAGCAGGTTCTGGACCGTCTGGTGAAATGCGGATATTTTACAGAGGAACGGGCTTTGGAAACCATGGCAGTTGGAAGCAGCCGGTGA